The DNA sequence ATTTCAGGCTGAACGCGAACCGCTCCCTGGAAAACATGCAGCTCGGTTCCCCCATCCTCAGCGACTTTGGCACCATACTCGGTGCCGATGTCATAGAAGCGAGCCTGCGGGGTCACCAGTTCAAACTCGGGAGAAGATTCGTAACCGTGCAGCACCACCGATCCGTAGGCGATTTTCGCACAGGTCGCAGAATCGATGCTGATCGTCGTCGGGCCTTCCAGTACGAGCCTGACGCCGCTGTCAAAGCGGAATTCCGCGATGCCCTGCAGCAGGGTCAGATTCTTGGAGAGCAGTCTCTGGCCGGAAAAGCGGGGCGGATTATCATTTCCCCACTTGCAGTCAAAGGACCGTGAAAGCGTGGCGACGTAAGAATCGCTTAATGCCAGCGGAGGATCTTCACTGGCTTTATTATCAGGTTGTACGACCTGCTCTGGTTGATTCCAGAAGAAGTGGCCGGTCATGATCCATTCTGTCAGCAGAAGGACTGAAACCGAAGCCGCTGCCACCAGGAGAAACGCGATGGCACGCCCGCCGCCACGACTTGACCGTGAGGTAGAACGTTCTTGAGCCGGCTGAGGTGTCTTGATTCCCTGCAGGATCACTCTGTCAAGATCACGAAGTCGATCTGTACGGTTTCTAGCGATGCCGGAATTGACATCCAGCACGTCGAAATAGTAAGTCCGCGCCTGGGGATTCTCCCGCAAGGTCTTTTCGAAAGCGGCAAACTCGTCTGCAGATAGCTCGTCTTCCAGAAACTGATTCAGGAGTTCGTCAAACTCCGGGGGGATTTCCTGCAGGCTCATCTCAGGCTTCCCTCCTGTTTCAGTTTTCGTTTGACGCATTGCGCCAACTCACGTCTGAGTGCGCTGAGACGGTTGTAGAGTGTCTGCACGGTCTTACCCGCTTTGCAGGCAAACTCCTTGATCGATTGTTTTTCCTGGGTGGAATGGATCAGCAGATCCTGGTCCGCCTGGCTCAAGCTGTAGAAACAGTCTTGCAGGAGCTCCAGCCTGAGATTGTAGTTGCTCAGATGTTGCATTCGCTCCTGTGACATCGTTTCAATTAACTCCTGGCTGAAATAGTGCCGATCACGCTGGTTACTTCTCCGAAAGTTACAGACGGTGAAGTATACAATTCCACAGGCCCAGGCAAAGAAGTCGCGATCCTGATCAAACTCGTCGAATTTATTCCACAGTGTCAGGCATACATGCTGGTATACGTC is a window from the Gimesia benthica genome containing:
- a CDS encoding sigma-70 family RNA polymerase sigma factor, producing the protein MSITTSSSDQNSGEKFTSLLEQERLRIFGYIRTLVPHNSDAEDVYQHVCLTLWNKFDEFDQDRDFFAWACGIVYFTVCNFRRSNQRDRHYFSQELIETMSQERMQHLSNYNLRLELLQDCFYSLSQADQDLLIHSTQEKQSIKEFACKAGKTVQTLYNRLSALRRELAQCVKRKLKQEGSLR